A section of the Nymphaea colorata mitochondrion, complete genome genome encodes:
- the atp6 gene encoding ATPase subunit 6 (presumed C to U editing may create start codon), translating into MITPNSPLEQFAILPFLDIHIGNFFFSFTNSSLFMLLTISLVLLLVHLVTKNGGGNLVPNAWQSLVELIYDFVPNLVNEQIGGLSGNVQQKFFPCISVTFTFSLFRNLQGMIPYSFTVTSHFIITLGLSFSLFIGITIVGFQRNGLHFLSFLLPAGVPLPLAPFLVLLEPISHCFRALSLGIRLFANMMAGHSLVKILSGFAWTMLCMNNLFYFIGDLGPLFIVLALTGLELGVAILQAHVSTILICIYLNDATNLHQRIDELNDLFIIEQKHKKICFDLIDGTLLAGQKKRP; encoded by the coding sequence ACGATTACGCCGAACAGCCCACTGGAGCAATTTGCCATTCCCCCATTTCTGGATATTCATATTGGAAACTTTTCTTTCTCATTCACAAATCCATCTTTGTTCATGCTGCTGACTATCAGTTTGGTCCTGCTTCTGGTTCATTTGGTTACTAAAAACGGAGGAGGAAACTCAGTACCAAATGCTTGGCAATCCTTGGTAGAGCTGATTCATGATTTCGTGCCGAACCCGGTGAACGAACAAATAGGTGGTCTTTCCGGAAATGTTCAACAAAAGTTTTTCCCTCGCATCTCGGTCACTTTTACTTTTTCGTTATTTCGTAATCCCCAGGGTATGATACCTTATAGCTTCACAGTGACAAGTCATTTTATCATTACTTTGGGTCCCTCATTTCCTCTTTTTATTGGCATTACTATAGTGGGATTTCAAAGAAATGGGCTTCATTTTTTAAGCTTCTCATTACCCGCAGGAGTCCCACTGCCGTTAGCACCTTTCTTAGTACTCCTTGAGCCAATCCCTCATTGTTTTCGCGCATTAAGCTCAGGAATACGTTTATTTGCTAATATGATGGCCGGTCATAGTTCAGTCAAGATTTTAAGTGGGTCCGCTTGGACTATGCTATGTATGAATAATCTCTTCTATTTCATAGGAGATCTTGGTCCTTTATTTATAGTTCTTGCATTAACCGGTCCGGAATTAGGTGTAGCTATATCACAAGCTCATGTTTCTACGATCTCAATCTGTATTTACTTGAATGATGCTACAAATCTCCATCAAAGAATAGATGAATTGAATGATTTGTTTATAATTGAACAAAAACACAAAAAAATCTGTTTTGATTTGATTGATGGGACACTATTGGCAGGGCAGAAAAAAAGGCCCTAA